The following are encoded together in the Chanodichthys erythropterus isolate Z2021 chromosome 16, ASM2448905v1, whole genome shotgun sequence genome:
- the imp3 gene encoding U3 small nucleolar ribonucleoprotein protein IMP3, producing MVRKLKYHEQKLLKKVDFINWEVDNNLHEVKILRRYRIEKREDYTKYNKLSRNIRELAQKIRDLDEKDGFRAQSTTIFLEKLYSIGLIPTKQNLSLANEVNASAFCRRRLPTIMLKLRMAQSLKFAITFIEQGHIRVGPEIVTDPAFLVTRSMEDFITWVDSSKIKQHVMNYNEERDDFDLVV from the exons ATGGTTCGTAAATTGAAATATCACGAGCAGAAACTCTTGAAGAAAGTTGATTTTATTAACTGGGAGGTTGACAATAATTTACACGAGGTTAAAATATTGAGGAGATATCGCATTGAGAAGAGGGAAGATTACACCAA ATACAACAAACTTAGTCGAAATATCAGAGAATTGGCACAGAAAATACGGGACTTGGATGAAAAAGATGGCTTCAGAGCTCAAAGTACAACCATTTTCTTGGAAAAGCT TTACAGTATTGGTTTGATTCCCACCAAACAGAATCTTTCCCTTGCAAATGAAGTTAATGCATCTGCATTCTGCAG gagACGGCTTCCCACAATCATGCTGAAACTGCGTATGGCTCAGAGTCTAAAGTTTGCCATAACCTTCATCGAGCAGGGCC ATATTCGTGTTGGGCCTGAGATTGTCACCGATCCTGCATTTcttgtaacaag GAGTATGGAAGACTTCATCACATGGGTGGACTCATCCAAGATCAAACAACACGTCATGAACTACAACGAGGAG cgGGATGACTTTGACCTTGTGGTCTAA
- the sec22ba gene encoding vesicle-trafficking protein SEC22b-A, translating into MVLQTMIVRVADSLPLAASMQEDEQSGRDLQKYQSQAKQLCRKLNEQSPTRCTLEAGVMNFHYVIEKGVCYLALCEAGFPKKLVFAYLEDLEREFSEQYGTKVPSVSRPYFFIEFDTYIQKTKKSYIDSRARRNLGSVNSELHDVQRIMVANIEEVLQRGEALSALDSKASNLSSLSKKYRSDAKYLNTRSTYAKVAAGAVIFITLIVYVRFWWL; encoded by the exons ATGGTGTTACAGACGATGATTGTTCGTGTCGCCGACAGCCTGCCGCTTGCTGCATCTATGCAAGAAGACGAGCAG TCTGGCCGAGACTTGCAGAAGTATCAGAGTCAAGCCAAGCAGCTTTGCCGAAAGCTCAACGAACAGAGTCCCACACGGTGCACTTTAGAGGCTGGTGTCATGAACTTTCA CTATGTCATTGAGAAAGGAGTGTGTTACTTGGCCTTATGTGAAGCAGGATTCCCCAAGAAACTGGTGTTTGCCTATCTGGAGGATCTGGAGAGAGAATTCAGTGAGCAGTACGGGACAAAGGTCCCGTCGGTGTCACGGCCGtacttttttattgaatttg ACACATATATTCAGAAAACCAAAAAGTCTTACATCGACAGCAGAGCACGAAGAAATCTGGGCAGTGTCAATTCAGAGTTGCACGACGTCCAAAGGATCATGGTCGCTAATATAGAGGAAGTGCTTCAGCGTGGAGAAGCCTTATCTG CTTTGGATTCCAAAGCTAGTAACCTGTCCAGCCTGTCTAAGAAGTACCGCAGTGATGCCAAATATCTCAACACGCGCTCCACCTATGCTAAAGTGGCGGCCGGCGCTGTCATTTTCATCACACTCATTGTTTATGTCCGCTTCTGGTGGTTATGA